Proteins encoded in a region of the Gemmatimonadaceae bacterium genome:
- a CDS encoding S9 family peptidase: protein MSLLRRLTFALLTVAVVAPVAVAQSRRPITFEDFALAKIVSDPQLSPDGKWLLYAVRSTDLAANRRTTRTFKTAVAGGKAEQFPDAQTNTSEARWSPDGKSIAYISGGQLWVISEGSGRKQLTSLAGGASGPVWSPIGDRIAFVSAVYPECRDDACNAAKDKSKSESKVKAHAADNLLFRHWNAYDEGTRSHLFVVKPNGSDLRDLIPGATYDVPPGPFGGSEGYTFSADGRQLAFTAKDQGAKDAWSTDINLYGISAEGGEARLATVKNKGADQNPVASPDGKTGYYASQARAGFEADRWRLMAMDVATGTTREVLPTWDRNADGIVVAPDSKSLLVLSGDVGRDKYFRVTLDATGKASAPQPVITEHNNTQLSIAQNGTVAWIRESGAAPAEVWVGTLDASGVSHQRQFTHENDALLAQLTLPPLEDFWFTGSNNVKMHGFVMKPPQFAAGKKFPVLLLVHGGPQGAWLDAWSTRWNYQMFATGGYGLVILNPTGSTGYGQKLTDGVSKDWGGKTYVDLMKGLDAALKANPWMDSTRMAAAGGSYGGYMVNWIAGHTHRFKALVSHAGPFNLENMYAATEELWFPEWEYGGPFWNPTAMATQYRKFSPHLFAQNFKTPTLVIHGELDYRVPYTEGLSMFTSLRRQGVDARIVVYPDEGHWILKPQNSQLWYKEVHGWLGKYLDARPKM from the coding sequence ATGTCCTTGCTTCGTCGCCTGACGTTCGCGCTGTTGACCGTCGCCGTGGTTGCACCGGTGGCCGTCGCGCAGTCGCGCCGACCGATCACGTTCGAGGACTTCGCTTTGGCGAAGATCGTGTCCGATCCGCAGCTCTCGCCAGACGGCAAGTGGCTGCTCTACGCGGTGCGCAGCACCGATCTGGCCGCCAACCGACGGACGACACGCACGTTCAAGACAGCAGTGGCAGGCGGCAAGGCGGAACAGTTTCCGGACGCGCAGACCAACACGAGCGAGGCCCGCTGGTCACCCGACGGGAAATCCATCGCGTACATCAGCGGCGGCCAACTGTGGGTTATCTCGGAGGGGTCGGGACGCAAGCAGCTGACGAGTCTCGCGGGCGGCGCCAGCGGCCCCGTCTGGTCGCCGATCGGCGACCGAATCGCCTTCGTGTCCGCGGTCTACCCCGAGTGCCGCGATGACGCCTGCAACGCGGCCAAGGACAAGTCGAAGAGCGAAAGCAAGGTCAAGGCGCATGCCGCCGACAACCTGCTCTTCCGGCACTGGAACGCGTATGACGAGGGGACGCGTTCGCACCTTTTCGTCGTGAAGCCCAACGGCAGCGACCTGCGCGACCTGATTCCCGGTGCAACGTACGATGTGCCGCCGGGGCCGTTTGGCGGGAGCGAAGGTTACACCTTCAGCGCGGACGGTCGGCAGCTGGCCTTCACCGCCAAGGATCAGGGGGCGAAGGACGCGTGGTCGACCGACATCAACCTGTACGGGATCAGCGCCGAGGGCGGTGAAGCGCGGCTGGCGACCGTCAAGAACAAGGGGGCCGACCAGAATCCCGTCGCGTCGCCGGATGGCAAGACCGGTTACTACGCGTCGCAGGCCCGCGCTGGCTTCGAGGCTGATCGCTGGCGGCTGATGGCGATGGACGTCGCCACCGGCACGACGCGCGAGGTGCTGCCCACCTGGGATCGCAACGCCGACGGCATCGTGGTCGCGCCGGACAGCAAGTCGCTGCTGGTGCTCTCGGGTGATGTGGGCCGCGACAAGTACTTCCGCGTCACGCTGGATGCGACGGGGAAGGCGAGCGCGCCGCAGCCGGTCATCACCGAGCACAACAATACGCAGCTGTCGATCGCACAGAACGGCACGGTCGCCTGGATCCGCGAGTCGGGCGCCGCGCCGGCTGAGGTGTGGGTCGGCACCCTCGACGCGAGCGGGGTGAGCCACCAGCGCCAGTTCACGCACGAGAATGACGCGCTGCTCGCGCAGCTCACGCTGCCGCCGCTCGAGGATTTCTGGTTCACCGGGTCGAACAACGTGAAGATGCACGGCTTCGTGATGAAGCCGCCGCAGTTCGCGGCAGGGAAGAAATTCCCCGTGCTGCTGCTCGTCCACGGCGGGCCGCAGGGGGCATGGCTGGACGCATGGAGCACGCGCTGGAACTACCAGATGTTCGCCACCGGCGGCTACGGCCTCGTGATCCTCAATCCCACCGGCTCCACCGGGTACGGCCAGAAACTGACCGACGGCGTGAGCAAGGACTGGGGCGGCAAGACCTATGTGGACCTGATGAAGGGGCTCGACGCGGCGCTCAAGGCGAACCCCTGGATGGACAGCACGCGCATGGCGGCCGCCGGCGGGTCGTACGGCGGCTACATGGTGAACTGGATTGCGGGGCACACGCACCGCTTCAAGGCGCTGGTGTCGCACGCCGGTCCGTTCAACCTGGAGAACATGTACGCGGCCACCGAGGAGCTCTGGTTCCCCGAGTGGGAATACGGCGGCCCGTTCTGGAACCCGACGGCGATGGCCACGCAATATCGCAAGTTCTCGCCGCACCTCTTCGCGCAGAACTTCAAGACGCCGACGCTGGTCATCCATGGCGAGCTCGACTACCGCGTCCCCTATACCGAGGGGCTGTCAATGTTCACCTCGCTGCGGCGCCAGGGCGTCGACGCGCGCATCGTCGTCTATCCGGACGAAGGGCACTGGATCCTGAAGCCGCAGAACAGCCAGCTCTGGTATAAAGAAGTTCACGGCTGGTTAGGCAAGTATCTGGACGCTCGGCCGAAGATGTGA
- a CDS encoding cupin domain-containing protein: MSRADDLVRELGLAPHPEGGFYRELFRSRRMVRTDDGRSERWAATTIYYLLRGDDLNKWHRVASDEIWHWYEGAPLELLLLDPPVTRSRHEVVGPVGADSAPVRVVPASCWQAVRCTGEYTLAGCTVAPGFEFSDFRLLRDMPDLAARLKESFPEFLTHL, encoded by the coding sequence ATGAGCCGCGCCGACGACCTGGTGCGCGAGCTGGGGCTCGCGCCGCATCCCGAGGGCGGCTTCTACCGCGAGCTGTTCCGGTCGCGCCGGATGGTGCGCACCGACGACGGCCGGTCGGAGCGCTGGGCGGCGACGACCATCTATTACCTGCTGCGCGGCGATGACCTGAACAAGTGGCACCGAGTCGCCTCGGACGAGATCTGGCACTGGTACGAGGGGGCGCCGCTCGAGCTGCTCCTGCTCGATCCGCCGGTCACCCGGTCGCGCCACGAAGTCGTGGGACCCGTCGGCGCGGACAGTGCGCCGGTGCGGGTCGTCCCCGCCAGCTGCTGGCAGGCGGTGCGCTGCACCGGCGAATACACGCTGGCCGGATGCACGGTGGCCCCCGGGTTCGAGTTCTCGGATTTCCGCCTGCTGCGCGACATGCCCGACCTGGCGGCGCGCCTGAAAGAGTCGTTTCCCGAATTCCTGACGCACCTCTGA
- a CDS encoding thioesterase family protein, which produces MSRFSITDRVRWSDCDPLGIIHYSTYLRLFEVAEHEMFRACELPYETLRKTGGVWLPRKALQVEFHSPAQMDEVVEIEAWFSRVGETSLTMRFEVYRDGDRAHRASGTLTVVCVHKDTMMKYPIPAEVRSKIAKYVSEG; this is translated from the coding sequence ATGTCCCGTTTCAGCATCACCGACCGCGTCCGCTGGTCCGACTGCGACCCGCTCGGCATCATCCACTACAGCACCTATCTGCGGCTGTTCGAGGTGGCTGAGCACGAGATGTTCCGGGCGTGCGAGCTGCCGTATGAGACGCTGCGCAAGACTGGCGGTGTCTGGTTGCCACGCAAGGCGCTGCAGGTGGAGTTCCACTCGCCGGCGCAGATGGACGAGGTGGTGGAGATCGAGGCGTGGTTCTCGCGTGTCGGCGAGACGTCCTTGACGATGCGCTTCGAGGTCTATCGCGACGGCGACCGTGCCCACCGCGCCTCGGGGACGCTCACGGTCGTCTGCGTCCACAAGGACACGATGATGAAGTATCCGATCCCGGCCGAGGTGCGGTCGAAGATCGCGAAGTACGTAAGCGAGGGTTGA
- a CDS encoding TerC family protein — protein MLDWLADPNVWIGLLTLTALELVLGIDNVIFIAILAGKLPKGEQAKARRLGLTGALVTRIAFLLSITWIMGLTGSLFTAMGRAFTGRDLILIVGGLFLIGKATFEIHSKLEGVEHQHEARVKAVLWAVVAQIMVVDIVFSVDSVITAVGMVQNVSIMIAANVIALMVMLWASTPISEFVDKHPTIKVLALAFLVMIGGNLIIEGFGYHVPKGYTYFAMAFSVAVEFINIKVRARATAVRLHQSTP, from the coding sequence ATGCTTGACTGGCTTGCTGATCCGAACGTGTGGATTGGGCTCCTCACGCTGACGGCGCTCGAACTCGTCCTCGGCATCGACAACGTCATCTTCATCGCGATTCTCGCGGGCAAGCTGCCGAAGGGCGAGCAAGCCAAGGCACGCCGGCTCGGCCTCACGGGCGCGCTGGTCACCCGCATCGCCTTCCTGCTGAGCATCACGTGGATCATGGGGCTGACGGGGAGCCTGTTCACGGCGATGGGCCGCGCCTTCACGGGCCGTGACCTGATCCTGATCGTCGGCGGCCTGTTCCTGATCGGCAAGGCGACGTTCGAGATCCACTCGAAGCTCGAAGGGGTCGAGCACCAGCACGAGGCCAGGGTGAAGGCGGTGCTCTGGGCCGTGGTGGCGCAGATCATGGTGGTGGACATCGTCTTCTCGGTCGACTCGGTGATCACCGCCGTGGGGATGGTGCAGAACGTCAGCATCATGATCGCGGCCAATGTGATCGCGCTGATGGTGATGCTGTGGGCCTCGACGCCCATCTCCGAGTTCGTGGACAAGCACCCGACCATCAAGGTGCTGGCGCTGGCGTTTCTCGTGATGATCGGCGGCAACCTGATCATCGAGGGCTTCGGGTATCACGTGCCGAAGGGGTACACGTACTTCGCGATGGCCTTCTCGGTGGCCGTCGAGTTCATCAACATCAAGGTGCGCGCGCGGGCCACCGCGGTGCGCCTTCACCAGAGCACGCCATGA
- the fahA gene encoding fumarylacetoacetase, translating to MTKPQLDETHDPSATSWVESANAPDTDFPLANLPFGVFRHDFEERPRVGIAIGDRVLDCLAAAHAGYFADVDPSVRAALMSWSLNSLMALGREDARAVRRLAHRLLRADTAEGNRARAAQQDILVAMDVIGMRVPAEIGDYTDFYASVHHATNVGAMFRPDNPLLPNYKWIPIGYHGRASSIVASGTPVRRPRGQVVAGPDGPPTFAPSARLDYELEVGAFVARGSRQGDVIPIADAEAHLFGLCLVNDWSARDLQQWEYQPLGPFLSKSFATSVSPWVVTLDALAPFRTPAYARAPADPAPLPHLNDATNQAAGGFGITLEVWIRTAAMRSAGTPAERLSRGDFSGMYWTLAQMLTHHASAGCNLQPGDLMASGTVSGPDRGSRGCLLELAARGQSPVTLSTGETRSFLHDGDEITLRGWCERDGFRRIGFGECAGEVRPALA from the coding sequence GTGACCAAGCCCCAGCTCGACGAAACGCACGACCCGTCGGCGACCTCGTGGGTGGAGAGCGCCAACGCGCCGGACACCGACTTTCCGCTGGCGAACCTGCCGTTCGGTGTCTTCCGGCATGACTTCGAGGAGCGGCCGCGCGTCGGGATCGCCATCGGCGATCGGGTGCTCGACTGCCTGGCCGCCGCGCACGCGGGATACTTCGCCGATGTGGACCCGTCGGTGCGTGCCGCGCTCATGTCATGGTCGCTGAATTCGCTGATGGCCCTCGGACGCGAGGATGCGCGCGCCGTGCGGCGCCTTGCGCACCGGCTGCTTCGCGCCGACACCGCCGAGGGGAACCGCGCGCGCGCGGCGCAGCAGGACATCCTCGTGGCAATGGACGTGATCGGCATGCGCGTGCCGGCCGAGATCGGCGACTACACCGACTTCTATGCGTCGGTGCATCACGCCACCAACGTCGGCGCGATGTTCCGCCCGGACAACCCGCTGCTGCCGAACTACAAGTGGATTCCCATCGGCTACCACGGGCGCGCCTCGAGCATCGTCGCCAGCGGCACGCCGGTGCGCCGCCCGCGCGGCCAGGTCGTGGCCGGCCCGGACGGGCCGCCGACGTTCGCCCCGAGTGCGCGCCTGGACTACGAACTCGAAGTGGGCGCCTTCGTCGCGCGCGGCAGCCGCCAGGGCGACGTGATTCCGATCGCTGACGCCGAAGCGCATCTCTTTGGCCTCTGCCTCGTGAATGACTGGTCGGCGCGCGATCTCCAGCAGTGGGAGTACCAGCCTCTCGGCCCGTTCCTTTCGAAGAGTTTCGCAACCAGCGTCTCGCCCTGGGTGGTGACACTGGACGCGCTCGCGCCGTTCCGCACGCCGGCGTATGCGCGAGCGCCGGCGGATCCCGCGCCACTCCCGCACCTCAACGACGCGACGAACCAGGCCGCGGGCGGGTTCGGGATCACGCTCGAGGTCTGGATCCGCACCGCGGCCATGCGATCGGCCGGAACGCCAGCCGAGCGGCTGAGCCGCGGTGATTTCAGCGGGATGTACTGGACGCTCGCGCAGATGCTCACGCACCACGCCAGCGCCGGCTGCAACCTGCAGCCGGGCGACTTGATGGCCAGCGGCACCGTTTCCGGTCCGGACCGCGGCTCCCGCGGATGCCTGCTCGAATTGGCGGCTCGCGGACAGTCGCCGGTGACGCTCTCCACCGGGGAGACGCGCAGCTTCCTGCACGACGGCGATGAGATCACCCTGCGCGGGTGGTGCGAGCGCGACGGATTTCGCCGCATCGGTTTTGGCGAATGCGCCGGCGAAGTGCGCCCGGCGCTTGCGTGA
- a CDS encoding 4-hydroxy-3-methylbut-2-enyl diphosphate reductase: protein MNAPDATYFRKGFGLKQDVEATLSADYAGHIVDLLRAREYRLTAGDVTVRLAHEFGFCYGVERAVEYAYQTRHKFPDRRVFLVGEIIHNPHVNHRLRDMGIEILMPGPDGFDYSGITAADVVILPAFGVTITDFQTLRGKGCVVVDTTCGSVLNVWKRVESYARDGFTSLIHGKYYHEETRATASQVEKFPGGTYLVVRNMDEAYDVTEYIAGRGDRTAFLAKYGKAASAHFDPDVHLARLGVANQTTMLARESLAIGEVVGRAMADAKGEAFRAANFRTFDTICSATQDRQDAVNAMLQDPPDVMLVIGGYNSSNTISLAALCSERVRTYHVEDALCIDPERGTIQARDPVTGEKFEAAAWLGTGPVTVGLTAGASTPNNKIGDAVARVFATRGIDLSTLT from the coding sequence ATGAACGCCCCCGACGCCACCTACTTCCGCAAGGGCTTCGGCCTCAAGCAGGACGTCGAGGCAACGCTCTCGGCCGACTATGCCGGCCACATCGTGGATCTGCTGCGAGCGCGGGAGTACCGGCTCACCGCCGGCGACGTGACCGTGCGGCTGGCGCACGAGTTCGGGTTCTGCTACGGCGTGGAGCGGGCGGTGGAGTACGCGTATCAGACGCGCCACAAGTTCCCCGACCGGCGGGTTTTCCTGGTCGGCGAGATCATCCACAATCCGCACGTCAACCACCGGCTGAGGGACATGGGGATCGAGATCCTGATGCCCGGTCCCGACGGCTTCGATTACTCCGGCATCACCGCGGCCGATGTCGTGATCCTCCCCGCGTTCGGCGTCACGATCACCGACTTCCAGACGCTGCGCGGGAAGGGGTGCGTGGTGGTCGACACCACGTGCGGCTCGGTGCTCAATGTCTGGAAGCGCGTCGAATCGTATGCCCGCGACGGCTTCACGTCGCTGATTCACGGCAAGTACTACCACGAGGAGACGCGGGCGACCGCGTCGCAGGTGGAGAAGTTCCCAGGCGGGACGTACCTGGTGGTGCGCAACATGGACGAGGCGTACGACGTCACGGAGTACATCGCGGGGCGAGGCGACCGGACGGCCTTCCTGGCCAAGTACGGCAAGGCGGCCAGCGCCCACTTCGATCCCGACGTGCACCTGGCCCGCCTCGGCGTGGCCAACCAGACGACGATGCTGGCGCGCGAGTCGCTGGCGATTGGCGAGGTGGTGGGGCGGGCGATGGCGGACGCCAAGGGCGAGGCATTCCGCGCGGCGAACTTCCGGACCTTCGACACCATCTGCAGCGCCACGCAGGACCGCCAGGATGCGGTGAACGCCATGCTGCAGGACCCGCCCGACGTGATGCTGGTGATCGGCGGCTACAACTCGAGCAACACGATCTCGCTGGCCGCGCTCTGCTCGGAGCGCGTGCGGACGTACCACGTGGAGGACGCGCTCTGCATCGATCCGGAGCGCGGCACCATCCAGGCGCGCGACCCCGTGACGGGCGAGAAGTTCGAGGCGGCGGCCTGGCTCGGCACGGGGCCGGTGACCGTGGGACTCACGGCGGGCGCGAGCACGCCGAACAACAAGATCGGCGATGCCGTGGCCCGCGTCTTCGCGACGCGGGGCATCGACCTCAGCACGCTCACGTAA
- a CDS encoding class I SAM-dependent methyltransferase, whose translation MPAPDGRAPDGFADHFSAQAQAYAKFRPRYPAVLFHYLALRAPGTTQAWDCGTGNGQAATGLAERFAHVVATDPSAAQIARARPHPRVTYRVATYDSGLDSGSAQLVTAAQALHWMNVEAFVGEARRVLQPGGLLAVWCYSLCTIAPPIDELVEFFYRVTIGAFWPPERRHVDDGYRSIALPIDELDVPPFDLVADMTLPTFLGYVETWSAVQRCLAVRGRDSLEAFARSVGERWGLPQTMRRVTFPLHVRAGDLR comes from the coding sequence GTGCCAGCCCCTGACGGACGCGCTCCGGACGGGTTTGCCGACCATTTCTCGGCGCAGGCGCAGGCGTACGCCAAATTCCGGCCGCGTTATCCGGCCGTGCTGTTCCACTACCTCGCGCTGCGCGCGCCGGGCACGACGCAGGCGTGGGACTGCGGTACCGGCAATGGCCAGGCGGCCACCGGGCTCGCGGAGCGCTTTGCCCACGTGGTCGCGACCGACCCCAGTGCGGCGCAGATCGCGCGGGCGCGACCGCATCCACGCGTCACCTATCGCGTGGCGACCTACGACAGCGGCCTCGACAGCGGCAGCGCCCAGCTGGTGACCGCGGCGCAGGCGCTGCACTGGATGAACGTCGAGGCGTTCGTCGGCGAGGCGCGGCGGGTGCTGCAGCCGGGCGGGTTGCTGGCGGTCTGGTGCTACTCCCTCTGCACCATCGCGCCCCCGATCGACGAACTCGTCGAGTTCTTCTACCGGGTCACGATCGGCGCGTTCTGGCCACCCGAGCGCCGTCACGTGGACGACGGGTATCGGTCCATCGCGCTGCCCATCGACGAACTCGACGTGCCGCCGTTCGACCTGGTGGCGGACATGACGCTCCCCACCTTTCTCGGCTACGTCGAGACCTGGTCGGCGGTGCAGCGCTGCCTGGCGGTACGGGGCCGGGACAGCCTGGAAGCGTTCGCCCGGTCGGTGGGGGAGCGCTGGGGGCTCCCGCAGACGATGCGCCGGGTCACCTTCCCCCTCCATGTCCGGGCCGGCGACTTGCGCTAG
- a CDS encoding sigma-70 family RNA polymerase sigma factor has translation MASAVLGGDTRTTSLDERPERFDIEAMAQLDALYSFAFKLTKVREEAEDLVSDTMLRAFQRWRQFELGSNIRAWLFTILYHAFVSRKRRLDAREVPMPESEDGFNRLEPASDENPEATFYDSFIDETVVRAIGELPEEYRSALVMSDVHGLRYAEIARVLGVPEGTVKSRLFRGRRLLQNRLRDYAREMGYISA, from the coding sequence ATGGCTAGTGCAGTTCTCGGCGGCGACACCAGGACCACCTCGCTCGATGAGCGGCCGGAGCGCTTCGACATCGAAGCGATGGCGCAGCTGGATGCGCTCTACAGCTTTGCGTTCAAGCTGACCAAGGTTCGCGAGGAAGCCGAAGATCTGGTCAGCGACACCATGCTGCGGGCGTTCCAGCGGTGGCGGCAGTTCGAGCTGGGCTCGAACATTCGCGCCTGGCTCTTCACGATCCTCTACCACGCGTTCGTCAGCCGCAAGCGCCGCCTCGACGCGCGGGAAGTGCCAATGCCGGAGTCCGAGGACGGCTTCAACCGCCTGGAGCCGGCGTCCGACGAGAATCCGGAGGCGACGTTCTACGACTCCTTCATCGACGAGACCGTGGTGCGCGCCATCGGCGAACTCCCCGAGGAGTACCGCAGCGCGCTCGTGATGAGCGACGTGCACGGCCTGCGCTATGCCGAGATCGCGCGGGTGCTCGGCGTGCCGGAGGGGACGGTGAAGTCGCGCCTCTTTCGCGGACGCCGTCTGCTGCAGAACCGGCTGCGCGACTACGCGCGGGAGATGGGGTATATCAGCGCGTAG
- the sthA gene encoding Si-specific NAD(P)(+) transhydrogenase: protein MTEHFDLVVVGAGPAGEKGAAQAAYFGKKVCLIERAPKPGGTAVNNGTIPANTLRESAVLLSGLRRKGLYGVEFHVQPDLSVADFMQRERQVIETAWREIEENLARHEITAVQGSARFTSPQALEVTRHGSPARSISGDVFLIASGSRPWRPADVPFDESVILDSSGILTMPTIPPRLLVVGGGTVGCTYACIFAALGAQVTIVTSRERLLAQFEHEVGDALRQEMTRRLGVHVHLGVDVTRIDAQGGLGYVTIADGTTLVAEAVLYCAGREGATANLGLENAGVSANARGFIVVDDKYRTSTTHIYAAGDVIGYPGRASVAMEQARVAMCHAFGLRFKQAVSSIIPYGVWTIPEVASVGLSESEARARGLACEIGRAELAHNARGSILGESTGFVKLVFNPEDQQLLGATIVGEGACELIHVPSAVLAHGGSLDYFIQAVFSYPSLTEAFKYAAYDGLQRVQKSIRRSGGLPRERA, encoded by the coding sequence ATGACAGAGCACTTCGATCTCGTCGTGGTGGGCGCCGGCCCCGCTGGAGAGAAAGGGGCCGCGCAAGCCGCGTACTTCGGCAAGAAAGTCTGCCTCATAGAGCGCGCGCCCAAGCCGGGTGGCACCGCCGTGAACAACGGCACCATCCCGGCCAACACGCTCCGCGAATCGGCGGTCCTGCTCTCGGGACTCCGCCGCAAGGGACTCTACGGCGTGGAGTTCCACGTCCAGCCCGACCTCTCGGTCGCCGACTTCATGCAGCGCGAGCGTCAGGTGATCGAGACGGCGTGGCGCGAGATCGAGGAGAACCTCGCCCGCCACGAGATCACCGCCGTCCAGGGCAGCGCGCGCTTTACGAGCCCGCAGGCGCTCGAGGTCACGCGGCATGGCAGTCCCGCGCGCAGCATCTCGGGCGATGTCTTCCTCATCGCCTCCGGCTCGCGACCGTGGCGCCCGGCGGACGTTCCGTTTGACGAGTCCGTCATCCTCGACAGCAGCGGCATCCTCACGATGCCCACCATTCCGCCGCGACTGCTCGTCGTCGGCGGCGGCACCGTCGGCTGCACCTACGCCTGCATCTTCGCCGCGCTCGGCGCGCAGGTGACCATCGTCACGTCGCGGGAGCGCCTGCTCGCGCAGTTCGAGCACGAGGTGGGCGACGCGCTGCGCCAGGAGATGACGCGCCGGCTCGGCGTGCACGTCCACCTGGGCGTGGATGTCACGCGCATCGACGCGCAGGGCGGACTGGGTTACGTGACCATCGCCGACGGCACGACGCTCGTTGCCGAGGCCGTGCTGTACTGCGCGGGACGGGAGGGCGCGACGGCCAATCTTGGGCTCGAGAACGCCGGCGTCTCCGCGAATGCCCGCGGGTTCATCGTGGTCGACGACAAGTACCGGACGAGCACCACGCACATCTACGCCGCCGGTGACGTCATCGGGTATCCCGGGCGCGCGTCGGTGGCGATGGAGCAGGCACGGGTGGCCATGTGTCACGCGTTTGGCCTGCGATTCAAGCAGGCCGTGTCGTCCATCATTCCCTACGGCGTCTGGACGATTCCCGAGGTGGCGAGCGTTGGCCTGTCCGAGTCGGAGGCCCGCGCGCGCGGGCTTGCCTGCGAGATTGGACGGGCCGAGCTGGCGCACAACGCGCGCGGCTCGATCCTCGGCGAGTCCACCGGCTTCGTGAAGCTCGTCTTCAATCCGGAGGACCAGCAACTGCTCGGCGCCACGATCGTGGGCGAGGGCGCGTGCGAGCTCATTCACGTGCCCAGCGCGGTGCTCGCGCACGGCGGCTCGCTCGACTACTTCATCCAGGCCGTCTTCAGCTATCCCTCGCTGACGGAGGCGTTCAAGTACGCGGCGTACGACGGGCTGCAGCGCGTGCAGAAGAGCATTCGACGGTCGGGCGGGCTTCCGAGGGAACGCGCGTAG
- a CDS encoding CGNR zinc finger domain-containing protein — translation MPRARAPFTAGRLWLDFVNTDEAPRHRQPDALNSFDGYLAWLEATGLVDPARRAALQRRALEQPASATAALHEARRIRGALRPLAERGRQASERVTQAAVLEINRVLGRSTGVRRIAYDPRDASFSRAFVPAGDAFAVLVIPVVESAADTLVTGELDRVRRCAAEPPCPRVFLDTSRSGRRRWCDMRTCGNRAKAARHRAASRSDRRTPPTA, via the coding sequence ATGCCTCGCGCGAGAGCTCCGTTCACCGCCGGCCGGCTATGGCTCGACTTCGTCAATACCGACGAGGCCCCGCGCCATCGGCAGCCGGATGCCCTGAACTCGTTTGACGGCTACCTCGCCTGGCTCGAAGCGACGGGTCTCGTGGATCCGGCGCGCCGCGCCGCGCTGCAGCGACGCGCACTCGAGCAGCCGGCCAGCGCCACCGCCGCGTTGCACGAAGCCCGGCGCATCCGCGGCGCGCTGCGTCCGCTCGCCGAGCGCGGGCGGCAGGCGTCGGAGCGCGTGACGCAGGCGGCCGTACTCGAAATCAACCGTGTCCTTGGTCGGTCGACCGGCGTGCGCCGCATCGCGTACGATCCCCGCGATGCCTCCTTCTCGCGCGCGTTCGTGCCGGCGGGCGATGCCTTTGCGGTGCTCGTCATTCCTGTCGTGGAGAGCGCGGCCGACACGCTCGTCACCGGCGAACTGGACCGCGTGCGCCGCTGCGCCGCGGAGCCGCCCTGTCCGCGCGTCTTCCTCGACACCAGCCGCAGCGGACGTCGCCGCTGGTGCGACATGCGCACGTGCGGCAATCGAGCAAAAGCCGCCCGTCACCGGGCGGCCTCCAGAAGCGATCGGCGGACGCCACCGACGGCGTGA
- the yjjX gene encoding inosine/xanthosine triphosphatase, translated as MPLSNIHRVAVGSTNPVKLAAVRAVFQRLEPRVHVDGIAVASGVPDQPMGDAQTIEGAANRARAARAALDADLGVGIEGGVVDAPDGMRTCAWAVVVPRAGVPHVGGSLSMPLPDAVAVLIRDGVELGHAIDQLIGTRNIKHGAGAVGILTEGLVNRQEAYETILAYALAPILGPRLYDSGTVEGVGA; from the coding sequence GTGCCTCTCTCCAACATCCATCGTGTGGCGGTCGGGTCCACCAATCCGGTGAAACTCGCCGCCGTCCGGGCCGTCTTCCAACGGCTCGAACCGCGCGTGCACGTGGACGGGATCGCCGTCGCGTCGGGCGTCCCCGACCAGCCGATGGGCGATGCCCAGACCATCGAGGGCGCCGCGAACCGCGCGCGCGCGGCGCGCGCGGCCCTCGACGCGGACCTGGGGGTCGGCATCGAAGGCGGCGTGGTGGACGCGCCGGACGGCATGCGCACCTGCGCCTGGGCCGTCGTCGTGCCGCGCGCCGGAGTGCCGCACGTAGGCGGTTCGCTCTCGATGCCGCTCCCCGACGCGGTAGCGGTGCTGATTCGCGACGGCGTGGAACTGGGTCACGCCATCGACCAACTCATCGGCACGCGGAACATCAAGCACGGCGCCGGTGCGGTGGGGATCCTGACGGAGGGCCTGGTGAACCGGCAGGAGGCATACGAGACCATCCTGGCGTATGCGCTGGCGCCGATACTTGGGCCGAGGCTTTACGACAGCGGAACGGTGGAGGGGGTAGGGGCTTAG